A stretch of the Porifericola rhodea genome encodes the following:
- a CDS encoding macro domain-containing protein translates to MEAQFFDLKLEVVQGDISRQTDMEAVVNAANAALKSGGGVAGAIHRAAGPELEKACRHLAPISPGEAVITEAFGLPNQWVIHCLGPVYGRDKPEAQLLANCYENALMLAENHHIRSVAFPAISTGIFAYPLAAATEVMLNSIQKSAEKLSSLRHVRIVLYSQSDQKVVEQTLIQILQS, encoded by the coding sequence ATGGAAGCGCAATTTTTTGATCTGAAGCTTGAGGTTGTTCAGGGTGATATTAGCAGGCAAACCGATATGGAAGCTGTAGTAAATGCTGCTAACGCAGCGCTTAAAAGTGGTGGAGGTGTGGCTGGAGCCATACATCGTGCTGCTGGACCAGAGCTTGAGAAGGCTTGTCGTCATCTGGCGCCTATTTCACCAGGCGAAGCCGTAATCACAGAGGCATTTGGGCTACCAAATCAATGGGTAATTCACTGCCTGGGACCGGTATACGGAAGAGATAAGCCGGAAGCACAATTGCTCGCCAACTGTTATGAGAATGCCCTCATGCTGGCGGAAAATCATCATATCAGGTCAGTAGCTTTTCCTGCTATATCTACCGGAATTTTTGCATATCCACTTGCCGCAGCCACTGAGGTTATGCTCAATAGTATACAGAAATCTGCAGAAAAACTATCTTCTTTACGGCATGTACGTATAGTTTTATATAGCCAATCGGACCAAAAA